One part of the Marinobacterium rhizophilum genome encodes these proteins:
- the infB gene encoding translation initiation factor IF-2, whose translation MAEVTVQQLADVVGVSVERLLKQMQDAGIKGKADGSKVSEGERQDLLTYLKRSHGENAESGEPKKITLKRKTTSQLKVSGASGKKKTINIEVRKKRTYVKRADAEGEAAPAEPVAEQPVSAAVEQAAAPAPAAAPVAAKPETAPSAAAAIDTKSVKAVEGEEQLAPPASKADPREEALRKEKKKQQQLARRTTTDDKKPSRGAKSARGTGRGFGGDDRDGRRGGKLSRGPGKGRARGGKPNVHGFKEPQAPQVHEVQLPESLTVAELAKKMSVKAAEVIKVMFKMGAMATINQVIDQDTATLIVEEMGHVAKPMQENAVESALMETIQQQQGETQGRAPVVTVMGHVDHGKTSLLDYIRTTKVAAGESGGITQHIGAYHVETDNGMITFLDTPGHAAFTAMRARGAKLTDIVILVVAADDGVMPQTEEAVQHAKAAGVPLVVAVNKVDKEDADPDRVKNELAQRDVIPEEWGGEVQFVSVSAKTGEGIDKLLEAILLQAEVLELNAVPEAPAQGVVVESRLDKGRGSVSTVLVQNGTLRKGDIVLAGLHYGRIRAMRDESGKDIEEAGPSIPVEILGLDGTPGAGDDFASVSSEKKAREVALFRQGKYREIKLARQQASKLENLFANMQAGDVKSLNIVLKADVRGSLEALTQALEDLSTDEVKVNIVAGGVGGISETEANLAVASSALIIGFNVRADNQAKAIVEREGLELRYYSVIYDIIDDVKQAMTGLLSPEFREQIVGIAEVRDVFRSPKLGLVAGCMVTEGTVHRNKRIRVLRDNVVVYEGELESLRRFKDAVQDVRQGMECGIGVKNYNDVKVGDQIEVFDTIEVQRTL comes from the coding sequence ATGGCAGAAGTAACAGTACAGCAACTTGCCGATGTGGTTGGTGTTTCCGTCGAGCGTTTGCTCAAGCAAATGCAGGACGCAGGTATCAAAGGTAAGGCCGATGGGTCCAAGGTGTCCGAAGGCGAGCGTCAGGACCTGCTGACTTACCTCAAGCGCAGCCACGGTGAAAACGCCGAGTCTGGCGAGCCGAAGAAAATCACCCTCAAGCGCAAGACAACGTCGCAGTTGAAAGTCTCCGGTGCCTCCGGCAAGAAAAAGACGATCAACATCGAAGTGCGCAAGAAACGCACCTACGTCAAGCGTGCCGACGCTGAAGGCGAAGCGGCACCGGCAGAGCCGGTAGCAGAGCAGCCTGTGAGCGCAGCCGTTGAACAGGCCGCTGCGCCTGCTCCGGCTGCCGCTCCGGTTGCAGCGAAGCCTGAAACCGCGCCGTCCGCTGCCGCTGCAATCGACACCAAGTCGGTCAAGGCCGTTGAGGGTGAAGAACAGCTGGCACCGCCGGCCTCCAAGGCAGACCCCCGTGAAGAGGCTCTGCGCAAGGAGAAGAAAAAACAGCAGCAGCTGGCACGCCGTACCACGACGGATGACAAGAAACCGTCCCGTGGTGCCAAGTCTGCCCGCGGCACCGGTCGCGGCTTCGGCGGCGATGACCGTGACGGTCGTCGTGGTGGCAAGCTGAGCCGTGGTCCTGGCAAGGGCCGTGCACGCGGTGGCAAGCCTAACGTGCATGGTTTCAAGGAGCCGCAGGCACCCCAGGTGCATGAAGTGCAGCTGCCCGAGAGCCTGACCGTGGCGGAACTGGCCAAGAAGATGTCGGTCAAGGCGGCCGAGGTCATCAAGGTGATGTTCAAGATGGGCGCCATGGCGACCATCAACCAGGTGATCGACCAGGATACAGCGACGCTGATCGTGGAAGAGATGGGCCACGTTGCCAAGCCGATGCAGGAAAACGCGGTTGAGTCTGCGCTGATGGAAACCATCCAGCAGCAGCAGGGCGAGACCCAGGGCCGTGCGCCTGTGGTCACCGTCATGGGTCACGTTGACCACGGCAAGACCTCACTGCTCGATTACATCCGTACCACCAAGGTGGCCGCGGGCGAATCCGGTGGTATTACCCAGCATATCGGTGCCTACCACGTCGAAACCGACAACGGCATGATCACCTTCCTGGATACACCGGGACACGCGGCCTTTACCGCCATGCGTGCCCGTGGTGCCAAGCTGACTGACATCGTTATCCTGGTTGTGGCCGCCGATGACGGCGTCATGCCGCAGACCGAAGAGGCTGTACAGCACGCGAAAGCGGCTGGCGTGCCGCTGGTTGTGGCCGTGAACAAGGTCGACAAGGAAGATGCCGATCCGGATCGCGTCAAGAACGAACTGGCTCAGCGCGATGTTATCCCTGAAGAGTGGGGCGGCGAAGTCCAGTTCGTCAGCGTATCTGCCAAGACGGGCGAGGGCATCGACAAGCTGCTTGAAGCCATCCTGCTGCAGGCTGAAGTACTGGAACTGAATGCCGTACCCGAAGCACCGGCTCAGGGTGTTGTGGTCGAGTCCCGCCTGGACAAGGGCCGCGGTTCGGTCTCCACCGTGCTGGTTCAGAACGGTACCCTGCGCAAGGGCGATATCGTGCTGGCGGGTCTGCATTACGGCCGTATCCGTGCGATGCGCGACGAAAGCGGCAAGGACATTGAAGAAGCCGGTCCGTCCATTCCGGTGGAAATCCTCGGTCTTGACGGCACCCCGGGTGCCGGTGACGACTTTGCCTCCGTCAGCAGCGAGAAGAAAGCGCGTGAAGTTGCACTGTTCCGTCAGGGCAAGTACCGCGAGATCAAGCTGGCGCGTCAGCAGGCTTCCAAGCTGGAAAACCTGTTTGCCAACATGCAGGCCGGCGATGTGAAGTCGCTGAATATCGTCCTCAAGGCGGACGTGCGCGGATCCCTCGAAGCCCTGACTCAGGCGCTGGAAGATCTGTCCACCGACGAAGTGAAGGTCAATATCGTCGCCGGCGGTGTCGGTGGTATCTCCGAGACCGAGGCAAACCTTGCCGTGGCTTCGAGTGCGCTGATCATCGGCTTCAACGTGCGTGCTGACAACCAGGCCAAGGCCATCGTCGAACGTGAAGGTCTGGAACTGCGCTACTACAGCGTGATCTACGACATCATCGATGACGTGAAGCAGGCCATGACCGGTCTGCTGTCGCCGGAGTTCCGCGAGCAGATCGTGGGTATCGCCGAAGTCCGCGATGTCTTCCGCTCGCCCAAGCTCGGCCTGGTGGCAGGCTGTATGGTGACCGAGGGTACCGTGCACCGCAACAAGCGTATCCGCGTACTGCGCGACAATGTCGTGGTTTACGAGGGCGAGCTCGAGTCGCTGCGTCGCTTCAAGGATGCCGTGCAGGATGTCCGTCAGGGCATGGAATGCGGTATCGGCGTCAAGAACTACAATGACGTCAAGGTCGGTGACCAGATCGAAGTCTTCGACACCATTGAAGTACAGCGGACACTCTAA
- the tpiA gene encoding triose-phosphate isomerase: protein MRKSIVAGNWKMNGNLAANAELVTGLLSTQSGNDNIDVLVCPPAVYIPQVAALLQGTRVALGAQNASAFEKGAYTGDISLSMLAEFDVQYVILGHSECRALFGEDDSQVASKFLAAVAAGVTPIVCIGETLEERQAGQTLDVVARQLRAVLDVADTVALAGTVIAYEPVWAIGTGLTATPEQAQEVHQALRALIAEYDAAAALKVRILYGGSVTADSAAQLFAQPDIDGGLVGGASLKAKDFLAICSAAAGASANG from the coding sequence ATGCGTAAGAGTATCGTGGCTGGAAACTGGAAGATGAACGGCAACCTGGCAGCCAATGCTGAACTGGTTACAGGCCTTCTGAGTACGCAATCCGGCAACGATAATATCGATGTATTGGTTTGCCCGCCTGCGGTGTATATCCCGCAGGTCGCAGCGCTGCTGCAGGGCACTCGTGTTGCCCTGGGGGCGCAAAATGCCTCCGCTTTCGAAAAGGGTGCATATACCGGCGATATTTCGCTATCCATGCTTGCCGAGTTCGATGTCCAGTATGTAATTCTGGGGCATTCCGAGTGTCGCGCACTGTTTGGCGAAGATGACAGCCAGGTGGCCAGCAAGTTTCTCGCTGCTGTGGCAGCAGGTGTAACACCGATCGTCTGTATCGGTGAGACGCTGGAAGAGCGGCAGGCAGGGCAGACGCTGGATGTGGTCGCTCGGCAGCTCAGAGCGGTGCTTGACGTTGCCGATACGGTGGCGCTGGCAGGTACAGTTATCGCGTACGAGCCGGTCTGGGCCATCGGAACGGGTCTGACGGCAACGCCGGAGCAGGCGCAGGAAGTGCATCAGGCGTTGCGTGCGCTGATCGCCGAGTACGACGCCGCGGCCGCGCTCAAGGTTCGAATTTTGTACGGCGGCAGCGTCACTGCCGACAGTGCGGCGCAGCTATTTGCGCAGCCTGATATTGACGGTGGTCTGGTAGGTGGAGCCTCTCTGAAGGCAAAAGATTTTCTTGCGATCTGCAGTGCTGCTGCAGGCGCATCGGCAAATGGTTGA
- the secG gene encoding preprotein translocase subunit SecG produces the protein METLVLVAHVLLAAAIIALVLLQQGKGAEAGAAFGGGASQTVFGSQGNSSFLGRMTAVMAVGLFVTSFVLAVFAKDKAETVGDAGIPAPAVIESSAVEPQLPVLESAPEPAADADVPSAE, from the coding sequence ATGGAAACTCTGGTTCTGGTTGCACACGTGCTGCTCGCCGCTGCGATTATCGCTCTGGTCTTGCTGCAGCAGGGTAAGGGTGCAGAAGCCGGTGCTGCCTTCGGTGGCGGCGCTTCCCAGACCGTATTCGGCAGTCAGGGTAACAGCAGTTTCCTGGGTCGGATGACCGCGGTTATGGCGGTGGGTCTGTTTGTGACCAGTTTTGTTTTGGCCGTGTTCGCAAAGGACAAGGCCGAAACGGTTGGCGATGCTGGTATTCCAGCGCCGGCCGTGATCGAGAGCAGTGCGGTTGAGCCGCAGCTGCCGGTACTTGAAAGTGCGCCTGAGCCTGCGGCTGATGCCGACGTGCCCAGCGCCGAGTAA
- the truB gene encoding tRNA pseudouridine(55) synthase TruB — MTEGRKRRGRALDGILLLDKPAGITSNGVLQRVKRLYGAAKAGHTGALDPLATGMLPIAFGEATKFSQFLLDADKRYLTTAKLGIRTDSSDADGEVVETRPVPALDKAHILGLLEQHFSGEIEQVPSMFSALKHNGQPLYKLARKGIQVEVKPRRVTIFHCRLTALREDEIELDIRCSKGTYIRSIVEDLGLLLGCGAHVQQLRRLDAGPYKAEQMITLDALQDMAAELPQDGGEKGIQARLDTLLLPVTSALEDIPSLTLDGAQTQRILMGQRLALPEQAPAELIKLIAGETGVFLGIAEISDDRVLRPRRLLATG; from the coding sequence ATGACCGAGGGCAGAAAACGCCGCGGTCGGGCGCTGGACGGCATCCTATTGCTCGACAAGCCCGCCGGGATTACCTCCAATGGCGTACTGCAGCGGGTCAAGCGTCTGTATGGCGCGGCCAAGGCCGGCCATACCGGTGCGCTGGACCCTCTGGCGACCGGCATGCTGCCGATCGCTTTCGGTGAAGCCACCAAGTTTTCCCAGTTCCTGCTGGATGCCGACAAGCGCTACCTGACCACCGCCAAGCTGGGTATCCGCACGGATTCCAGCGACGCCGATGGCGAGGTGGTGGAAACCCGTCCGGTACCGGCACTGGACAAGGCCCATATTCTTGGGTTGCTGGAACAGCACTTCTCGGGGGAAATCGAGCAGGTGCCGTCCATGTTCTCGGCGCTCAAGCACAACGGTCAGCCGCTCTACAAGCTGGCTCGCAAGGGCATCCAGGTTGAAGTCAAACCGCGGCGCGTCACCATCTTTCACTGTCGTCTGACCGCCCTGCGCGAAGACGAAATCGAGCTGGATATTCGGTGCTCCAAAGGCACCTATATTCGCTCGATCGTGGAAGATCTGGGGCTTTTGCTCGGCTGCGGTGCTCATGTGCAGCAGCTGCGCCGCCTTGATGCCGGACCCTACAAGGCCGAGCAGATGATTACGCTCGATGCCCTGCAGGACATGGCCGCTGAACTGCCGCAGGATGGCGGGGAAAAGGGCATACAAGCGAGGCTTGATACGCTATTATTGCCGGTCACCAGCGCCCTGGAGGATATCCCTTCCCTGACGCTGGACGGCGCCCAGACGCAACGCATCCTGATGGGGCAGCGTCTGGCCTTGCCGGAGCAGGCTCCGGCAGAGCTGATTAAACTGATTGCAGGCGAGACCGGAGTCTTTCTGGGAATCGCCGAAATATCGGATGACCGCGTTCTGCGCCCCCGCCGCTTGCTGGCGACGGGCTGA
- the rpsO gene encoding 30S ribosomal protein S15, producing the protein MALAVEKKAEIVKDFARAEGDTGSPEVQVALLSFNIQGLQDHFKAHKHDHHSRRGLIRMVNQRRKLLDYLKKKDADRYLKLIARLGLRR; encoded by the coding sequence ATGGCATTAGCTGTAGAGAAAAAAGCAGAGATCGTTAAAGACTTCGCCCGCGCTGAAGGCGATACAGGTTCCCCTGAAGTTCAGGTTGCCCTGCTGTCTTTCAACATCCAGGGTCTGCAGGATCACTTCAAGGCACACAAGCACGATCACCACTCCCGTCGTGGTCTGATTCGCATGGTAAACCAGCGTCGCAAGCTGCTGGACTACCTGAAGAAGAAAGATGCTGATCGTTACCTGAAGCTGATCGCGCGCCTCGGTCTGCGCCGCTAA
- the nusA gene encoding transcription termination factor NusA, which yields MNKEILLVAEAVSNEKDVPKQVIFEAIELALATATKKRYDEEAEIRVEIDRVTGDYDTFRRWLVVSNEGVAALGTELTLQEAHELDTNLQPGDTYEEAVESVKFGRIAAQTAKQVIVQKVREAERAKVVAMYEDRVGELISGSVKKVTRDNVIVDLGNNAEALLPREFLIGRETFRMGDRVRAILNEVRAEGRGPQLVLSRSCSAMLIELFRIEVPEIAEEVIEIRAAARDPGSRAKIAVKTNDGRIDPVGACVGMRGARVQAVSNELNGERVDIILWDDNPAQLVINAMSPADVASIVIDEETHSMDVAVAQEILAMAIGRGGQNVRLASELTGWTLNVMTEEAAAEKQESELGSIMEIFTRHLDVDEDMAEVLVAEGFTSLEEVAYVPVDEMLEIDGFDEDTVEELRSRAKDALLNLAIASEEVLENAEPAADLLEMEGMDRHTAFLLAAKGVITMEDLAEQAVEDLLDVEGIDEEKAAVLIMTARAPWFADDESGSTD from the coding sequence ATGAATAAAGAGATTCTACTGGTAGCAGAAGCAGTTTCGAACGAAAAGGATGTGCCCAAGCAGGTCATCTTCGAAGCGATCGAACTGGCACTGGCGACAGCAACCAAAAAGCGATACGACGAAGAGGCCGAAATCCGGGTTGAAATTGACCGGGTAACCGGCGATTACGATACTTTCCGTCGCTGGCTGGTTGTCAGCAATGAAGGTGTGGCGGCGCTTGGAACCGAGCTTACGCTACAGGAAGCCCATGAACTGGACACGAACCTGCAGCCGGGTGATACCTATGAAGAGGCGGTGGAATCGGTCAAGTTTGGCCGCATCGCCGCCCAGACCGCCAAACAGGTTATCGTGCAGAAGGTACGTGAAGCCGAGCGGGCCAAGGTCGTTGCCATGTATGAGGATCGCGTCGGCGAGCTGATTTCGGGCAGCGTCAAGAAGGTGACACGTGACAATGTTATTGTCGATCTGGGCAATAATGCTGAAGCGCTGCTGCCGCGCGAATTCCTTATCGGTCGGGAAACCTTCCGCATGGGTGATCGCGTCCGTGCGATTCTGAACGAAGTCCGGGCCGAAGGCCGTGGCCCGCAGCTGGTGCTGAGCCGCTCCTGTTCGGCGATGCTGATCGAGCTGTTCCGCATCGAAGTGCCGGAAATCGCCGAAGAGGTCATCGAGATTCGCGCCGCTGCGCGTGATCCGGGTTCGCGTGCCAAGATCGCCGTCAAAACCAATGACGGCCGTATCGACCCGGTGGGTGCCTGTGTCGGCATGCGCGGTGCGCGTGTTCAGGCGGTGTCCAATGAGCTTAATGGCGAGCGCGTCGATATCATTCTGTGGGACGACAATCCTGCGCAGTTGGTAATCAACGCCATGTCGCCAGCGGATGTGGCTTCTATCGTCATCGACGAAGAGACACATTCCATGGATGTGGCTGTCGCGCAGGAAATCCTGGCGATGGCCATTGGCCGTGGCGGCCAGAATGTGCGCCTGGCCAGTGAGCTGACCGGATGGACGCTGAACGTGATGACCGAAGAAGCGGCGGCTGAAAAGCAGGAATCGGAACTCGGCTCCATCATGGAAATCTTCACGCGACACCTGGATGTCGATGAAGACATGGCCGAAGTGCTGGTCGCTGAAGGCTTTACCTCCCTCGAAGAGGTGGCGTATGTGCCAGTCGACGAAATGCTTGAAATCGATGGCTTCGATGAGGACACGGTTGAAGAACTGCGTTCCCGAGCCAAGGATGCCCTGCTTAACCTGGCGATAGCCAGTGAAGAGGTGCTTGAAAACGCAGAGCCTGCGGCAGATTTGCTGGAAATGGAAGGTATGGATCGTCATACCGCCTTCCTGCTGGCGGCCAAGGGTGTGATCACGATGGAAGACCTGGCTGAACAGGCTGTCGAGGATCTGCTGGATGTCGAAGGCATCGATGAAGAGAAAGCCGCAGTACTGATCATGACCGCCCGGGCTCCCTGGTTTGCGGACGATGAGTCTGGGTCAACGGATTAG
- the pnp gene encoding polyribonucleotide nucleotidyltransferase yields the protein MFQVTTKTFEFGGQQVTLETGRVARQATGAVMVTMGGVQVLCTVVGAKSQREGQDFFPLSVHYQEKYYAVGRIPGGFFKREARPTEKETLTSRLIDRPIRPLFPKGYMNEVQVICTVMSADKINDPDIAAMIGTSAALAISGLPFQGPIGGARVGFTEAAGYILNPNYEQLATSELDMVVAGTADAVLMVESQAQELSEDEMLGAVLFAHQEMQVAISAINELVAEAGKPKWDWQAPQKDEALIAQVRGLVGEGIAAAYQVADKVQRQNALGDLRNQAVEALAGTEEGQPNARAIGGIFSSLEKEIVRNRIIESQPRIDGRDNKTVRAIDVQINTLQGAHGSSLFTRGETQAMVTCTLGTSRDQQMIDAIEGERKDPFMLHYNFPPYSVGEAGRMMGAGRREIGHGRLARRGVAAVLPTQDEFPYTIRIVSEITESNGSSSMASVCGASLSMMDAGVPLKAPVAGIAMGLVKEGDRFAVLTDILGDEDHLGDMDFKVAGTDAGVTALQMDIKITGINEEIMEIALEQACEARKHILGEMAKVIGYARPELPDNAPAMTQLKINPEKIRDLIGKGGATIRALTEETGAMIDIDDNGTVRIYADNKTAAKAAIERVQAITAEAEVGKIYEGKVVRIEDFGAFINILPGKDGLVHISQIADKRVEKVTDYVNMDDVVKVKVLDVDVRGRIKLSMRDMVADESAS from the coding sequence ATGTTTCAGGTAACAACCAAGACATTCGAATTCGGTGGCCAGCAGGTCACGCTGGAAACCGGCCGCGTAGCGCGCCAGGCGACCGGTGCCGTTATGGTCACCATGGGTGGCGTACAGGTTCTGTGCACCGTTGTTGGCGCCAAGAGCCAGCGCGAAGGCCAGGACTTCTTCCCGCTGTCCGTGCACTACCAGGAAAAATACTACGCTGTTGGCCGTATTCCCGGTGGTTTCTTCAAGCGTGAAGCGCGTCCGACCGAGAAAGAAACCCTGACCTCGCGTCTGATCGACCGTCCGATCCGCCCGCTGTTCCCCAAGGGCTACATGAACGAAGTACAGGTGATCTGTACCGTCATGTCCGCTGACAAGATCAACGATCCTGATATCGCTGCGATGATCGGCACCTCTGCCGCGCTGGCCATTTCCGGTCTGCCGTTCCAGGGCCCGATCGGTGGCGCCCGTGTCGGCTTCACCGAAGCGGCCGGTTACATCCTGAACCCGAACTACGAACAGCTGGCTACCTCCGAGCTGGACATGGTTGTGGCCGGTACTGCGGATGCGGTACTGATGGTTGAGTCCCAGGCGCAGGAACTGTCCGAAGACGAAATGCTGGGTGCGGTACTGTTCGCACACCAGGAAATGCAGGTTGCCATCAGCGCCATCAACGAACTGGTTGCCGAAGCCGGCAAGCCGAAGTGGGACTGGCAGGCACCGCAGAAAGACGAAGCCCTGATCGCCCAGGTGCGTGGCCTGGTTGGCGAAGGCATTGCCGCCGCCTACCAGGTTGCCGACAAGGTTCAGCGCCAGAACGCCCTGGGCGACCTGCGCAACCAGGCCGTTGAAGCCCTGGCCGGTACCGAAGAAGGTCAGCCGAATGCCCGTGCCATCGGTGGCATCTTCAGCTCGCTGGAAAAGGAAATCGTGCGTAACCGCATTATTGAAAGCCAGCCGCGTATCGACGGTCGTGACAACAAGACCGTGCGTGCGATCGACGTACAGATCAACACCCTGCAGGGCGCACACGGTTCATCCCTGTTCACCCGCGGTGAAACCCAGGCCATGGTTACCTGTACCCTGGGTACCAGCCGCGATCAGCAGATGATCGATGCCATCGAAGGCGAACGCAAAGACCCCTTCATGCTGCACTACAACTTCCCCCCGTACTCCGTGGGTGAAGCCGGTCGCATGATGGGCGCAGGCCGTCGTGAAATCGGTCATGGTCGTCTGGCACGTCGCGGTGTTGCTGCCGTACTGCCGACCCAGGACGAATTCCCGTACACCATCCGTATCGTGTCCGAGATCACCGAATCCAACGGTTCCAGCTCCATGGCGTCTGTCTGTGGCGCGTCCCTGTCCATGATGGATGCGGGCGTACCGCTGAAAGCGCCGGTTGCCGGTATCGCCATGGGTCTGGTCAAGGAAGGCGATCGCTTTGCCGTTCTGACCGACATCCTGGGTGACGAAGATCACCTGGGCGACATGGACTTCAAGGTGGCCGGTACCGATGCAGGCGTTACCGCGCTGCAGATGGATATCAAGATCACCGGTATCAACGAAGAGATCATGGAAATCGCCCTGGAGCAGGCCTGCGAAGCGCGCAAGCACATCCTCGGCGAGATGGCCAAGGTCATCGGTTATGCCCGTCCGGAACTGCCGGACAACGCACCGGCCATGACGCAGCTGAAGATCAACCCGGAGAAAATCCGTGACCTGATCGGCAAGGGCGGCGCCACCATCCGTGCGCTGACCGAAGAAACCGGCGCCATGATCGACATCGACGACAACGGCACCGTGCGCATCTACGCCGACAACAAGACCGCAGCGAAAGCCGCGATCGAACGCGTCCAGGCGATTACCGCCGAAGCTGAAGTGGGCAAGATCTACGAAGGCAAGGTAGTGCGTATCGAAGACTTCGGTGCCTTCATCAACATCCTGCCAGGCAAGGATGGCCTGGTGCACATCTCTCAGATCGCTGACAAGCGCGTCGAGAAAGTCACCGATTACGTGAACATGGACGATGTCGTCAAGGTCAAGGTCCTGGACGTCGACGTGCGTGGCCGCATCAAGCTGTC
- the rbfA gene encoding 30S ribosome-binding factor RbfA translates to MAREFTRTQRVADQIQKDLAQLIQRQIKDPRVGMVTVSYVKVAKDLGYADVYVTVMAFGEQTDEDQTVKESLSVLNKAAGFLRHELARGIKLRVMPQLRFHFDESVDRGRRLHSLITQVNQPEPGAEPADDSADKADEE, encoded by the coding sequence ATGGCACGAGAATTTACTCGAACTCAGCGGGTCGCGGACCAGATCCAGAAGGATCTGGCCCAGCTGATCCAGCGACAGATCAAGGATCCGCGCGTCGGCATGGTGACCGTCAGCTATGTGAAGGTGGCCAAGGACCTCGGTTACGCCGACGTCTATGTCACTGTCATGGCTTTCGGTGAACAGACCGATGAAGACCAGACGGTAAAGGAATCGCTGTCTGTGCTTAACAAGGCAGCGGGCTTCCTGCGTCACGAGCTGGCGCGCGGCATCAAGCTGCGCGTCATGCCGCAACTGCGGTTCCACTTTGATGAATCCGTCGACCGTGGTCGCCGTCTGCACAGCCTGATTACCCAGGTGAACCAGCCGGAACCCGGTGCCGAACCTGCCGATGATTCGGCGGACAAAGCGGACGAGGAATAA
- the rimP gene encoding ribosome maturation factor RimP, translating into MSAKLKLLHELIEPGVASLGFELWGIEYLAHGVHSVLRVYIDAENGITVDDCAKVSHQISGVLDVEEPISGQYNLEVSSPGLDRPLFTLEQYVAFTGHKVEIRLRVPFEGRRKFKGLLNGVEGDEVLVIVDKEEYLLPIDSIDRANVVPQF; encoded by the coding sequence GTGTCAGCAAAGCTGAAATTGCTACATGAATTGATCGAGCCGGGCGTAGCATCGCTCGGATTCGAGCTGTGGGGCATCGAATATCTTGCCCACGGTGTTCACAGTGTACTGCGCGTCTATATCGATGCCGAAAATGGCATTACCGTTGACGACTGCGCCAAGGTGAGTCATCAGATCAGCGGCGTGCTGGATGTTGAGGAACCGATCAGCGGCCAGTACAACCTGGAGGTTTCATCACCTGGGCTGGATCGTCCGCTGTTTACACTTGAACAATATGTTGCCTTTACCGGGCATAAGGTTGAAATACGTCTGCGTGTGCCGTTCGAAGGGCGTCGCAAGTTCAAGGGGCTGCTGAACGGCGTCGAAGGCGACGAAGTCCTGGTTATCGTAGATAAAGAAGAATATCTGTTGCCGATCGACTCCATCGATCGTGCGAACGTAGTTCCGCAGTTCTAA